The following are from one region of the Salvelinus fontinalis isolate EN_2023a chromosome 5, ASM2944872v1, whole genome shotgun sequence genome:
- the LOC129855797 gene encoding 5-hydroxytryptamine receptor 4-like, translating into MDNTSLGWPEDLDGDANLSSLHGDLEDFCATSSRHQASRVILYAFFTAGILCTVVGNFLVVLAIAYYKQLQSPTNSFVMSLAVADCLVGLVVMPYSMVRTVEGCWLFGALFCRVHSSLDVMLCTASIFHLSCIAFDRYYAVCNPLVYHLKMSQGRVAFLIVVCWAVPLLISFGPIMLGLHKAGVNMVPMPPEDACVFLVNRVYAVMASLVAFYLPMGVMLAAYWKIYKAAKRQAMQISAMESQFSAGVGKDSSKKQRHRNAMRRERKAAKTLGIIMGVFLLFWLPFFTVNIVDPFIDYSTAVEVWEFFLWLGYVNSSLNPFLYGFFNRSFRRAFMMIMGCRICLSSSSPGMDLSKESNERKVNQ; encoded by the coding sequence ATGGATAATACCAGTTTGGGATGGCCTGAGGATCTGGATGGTGATGCCAACCTTTCTTCTCTCCATGGCGACCTGGAGGACTTCTGCGCTACGTCGTCGAGGCACCAGGCATCTCGGGTGATCCTGTACGCCTTCTTTACGGCGGGCATCTTGTGCACAGTGGTGGGCAACTTCCTGGTGGTCTTGGCCATCGCTTACTACAAGCAGCTGCAGTCGCCCACCAACTCGTTCGTCATGTCCTTGGCGGTGGCCGACTGCCTGGTGGGGTTGGTGGTCATGCCCTACAGCATGGTGCGCACCGTGGAGGGCTGCTGGCTCTTCGGCGCCCTCTTCTGCCGGGTCCACTCCAGCCTGGACGTCATGCTGTGCACCGCATCCATATTCCACCTCAGCTGCATTGCCTTCGACCGCTACTATGCCGTGTGTAACCCCTTAGTCTACCACCTGAAAATGTCCCAGGGCCGGGTAGCCTTCCTGATCGTGGTCTGTTGGGCCGTCCCGTTACTCATCTCCTTCGGCCCCATCATGCTGGGCCTCCACAAGGCCGGGGTGAACATGGTGCCCATGCCGCCCGAGGACGCCTGCGTCTTCCTGGTCAACCGCGTCTACGCCGTCATGGCCTCCCTGGTGGCCTTCTACCTGCCCATGGGCGTCATGCTGGCAGCCTACTGGAAGATCTACAAGGCGGCCAAGCGGCAGGCCATGCAGATCAGTGCCATGGAGAGCCAGTTTTCGGCCGGAGTGGGCAAGGACTCCAGCAAGAAGCAGAGGCACCGCAACGccatgaggagggagaggaaggcagcTAAGACCCTGGGGATCATCATGGGGGTCTTTCTACTCTTCTGGCTTCCCTTCTTCACCGTCAACATCGTGGATCCCTTCATCGACTACAGCACAGCGGTGGAGGTGTGGGAGTTTTTCCTGTGGCTGGGGTATGTTAACTCGTCGCTTAACCCGTTCTTGTATGGGTTCTTCAATAGATCCTTCCGTAGGGCGTTTATGATGATTATGGGATGTCGGATATGTCTGTCGAGCTCCTCGCCGGGTATGGACTTATCAAAAGAGAGCAACGAACGCAAGGTCAACCAATAG